In the Juglans microcarpa x Juglans regia isolate MS1-56 chromosome 6D, Jm3101_v1.0, whole genome shotgun sequence genome, one interval contains:
- the LOC121236049 gene encoding cytochrome P450 71A1-like: MALQHWFIQSWKELQKVPVYLLLSLLFLFSFQRFCKRIFKTTKLNLPPSPPKLPIIGNLHQLSHRSFRAHSEKYGPIILLHLGHTPTLIVSSADIAREVMKSHDLVFSNGPQTTVANTLLYGCTDLGFAPYGEYWRQVRKICVLELLSLKRVQSFQYVREEEVDSIMKKIRELCLKQTHVNLSEMIIATLNNIVSRCIFGRKFEEENGKRRFGHLSRRIMIQLTSFCWGDFFPYLGWIDVLTGFIANLKATFRELDVFFAQVIEEHKTRNSNDDRPYNKDFVDILLQLQRDGMLEFEFTEDNLKGILLDLFFAGSDTTSTTLEWLMAELIKNPNIMKKSQDEVRRVVGMKSKIDVNDINQMNYLKCILKETLRVHPPAPLSVPRETSSSVILGGYYIPPKAKVFVNTWAIRRDSTVWDKPEEFLPERFINNPVDFKGQDFEFIPFGGGRRGCPGLTFGVTTIEYVIANLLCWFDWRLPSPIAQGEDDLDMSEVNYSLVVTKKFPLHLVPILYSP, from the exons ATGGCCCTACAACATTGGTTCATACAATCATGGAAAGAGCTACAAAAAGTACCCGTCTATCTCCTCCTATCTCTactctttctcttttcatttcagCGTTTTTGCAAACGTATATTTAAAACTACCAAACTCAATTTGCCTCCTTCCCCACCAAAGCTTCCAATTATAGGCAACCTTCACCAGCTCTCACACCGCTCTTTTCGAGCCCATTCTGAGAAGTATGGCCCTATAATACTCTTACACTTGGGTCATACTCCAACCTTGATAGTGTCATCTGCCGATATAGCCAGAGAAGTCATGAAGTCGCATGATCTTGTTTTCTCAAACGGGCCCCAAACTACAGTCGCCAACACCTTACTCTATGGTTGCACTGACCTTGGGTTCGCACCCTATGGTGAGTATTGGAGACAAGTTAGGAAGATTTGTGTCCTCGAGCTTTTGAGCCTTAAAAGAGTGCAATCGTTTCAGTATGTAAGGGAAGAAGAAGTTGATTCAATAATGAAAAAGATACGGGAGTTGTGCCTCAAACAGACTCATGTTAATCTAAGCGAGATGATCATTGCAACCTTAAACAACATAGTCTCAAGATGCATATTTGGACggaaatttgaagaagaaaatggtaAGAGAAGATTTGGACATCTATCAAGAAGGATAATGA tacaatTGACATCATTTTGTTGGGGTGACTTTTTCCCTTATTTGGGATGGATTGATGTTCTTACGGGGTTCATCGCAAATCTCAAAGCTACTTTTAGAGAATTAGACGTATTTTTTGCTCAAGTGATTGAGGAACACAAGACAAGGAATAGTAATGATGACCGGCCTTATAATAAAGATTTCGTAGatattcttcttcaacttcaaagGGATGGAATGCTCGAATTTGAGTTCACGGAAGACAACCTCAAAGGAATCTTACTg GACCTGTTTTTCGCAGGAAGTGATACGACTTCAACAACTTTAGAATGGTTAATGGCAGAGCTTATAAAGAATCCAAATATCATGAAAAAATCACAAGACGAGGTGAGAAGAGTGGTGGGAATGAAGTCAAAAATAGATGTGAATGATATAAATCAAATGAATTACTTGAAATGTATCTTGAAGGAAACTCTCAGAGTACATCCACCAGCTCCTCTTTCGGTACCTCGAGAAACATCATCAAGTGTGATATTAGGAGGTTATTATATTCCGCCAAAAGCCAAGGTATTTGTCAATACATGGGCGATCCGAAGGGACTCTACCGTATGGGATAAGCCAGAAGAGTTCCTTCCTGAGAGATTTATAAACAACCCAGTTGATTTTAAAGGTCAAGACTTTGAATTCATCCCATTTGGAGGTGGGAGAAGGGGATGCCCAGGGTTGACATTCGGTGTTACTACAATTGAGTATGTGATTGCCAACCTCTTGTGTTGGTTTGACTGGAGGTTGCCTAGTCCAATTGCGCAGGGGGAAGATGACTTGGACATGAGTGAAGTTAACTACTCACTTGTTGTGACTAAGAAATTTCCTCTTCATCTTGTACCAATATTGTATTCCCCATGA